From the Anaeromyxobacter dehalogenans 2CP-1 genome, the window GCCTCGCGCCGGATCCGCCGCTCCAGCGAGAGCGCCGCGTTGATGAGGCCGACGTGCGTGAACGCCTGGGGGAAGTTCCCGACCGCCTCGCCGGTGGCGGGGTCGATCTCCTCCGCGAACAGGCCGACGTCGTTCGCGAATCCGCACAGCCGCTCGAACGTGGCCTGCGCGTCGGCCGCGCTCCCCGCCCCGAGCGCCAGGGTCTCGGCGCCCCAGAAGCAACAGATCCCGAAGGCGCCCTCGCCGGGCGAGTCGCCGGTGCGGTACCGGTAGAGGAGGCCGTCCCGCGCGCCGAGCTGCTCGGTGATCCGCCGGTACGTCGCGCGCATCCGGGGCGCGCTCGCGTCCTGGAACCCGTACCACGGGATGAGGAGCAGCGACGCGTCGAGCTCCTCGCCGTCGAGCCGCGACACGTAGCTGCCGAGCCGCGCGTTCCACGCGTGCGCCTCGACCTCGCCGCGGATCGCCGCCCGGTTCCGCTCGAACAGGCCCGCCGGCGCGTGGCGGACGTGCCGCTTCGCGTGCAGCTCGAGGAGGCGGTCGAGGGCGGTCCAGCAGAGGACGCGGGAGTGCGTGTTGTGGGCCGCTCCGGACCGGGGCTCCCAGATCCCGTCGTCCGGCCGCTGCCAGTTGCGGCAGACGTACTCGCCCAGCGCGGACAGCATCCGCTGCGTCTCGCGGTCGAGCGTCCCGCCGCTGCGGACGAAGTGCGCCACCGCGTCGATCACCTCACCGTAGACGTCGAGCTGGAGCTGACCCGCGGCGCCGTTCCCGACCCGCACCGGGCGCGATCCACGGTAGCCCGCGAGGTGCCCCAGCGTGCGCTCGGCCGCAGGCTGGTTGCCGTGGACGTCGTACAGCACCTGGAGCGCCGGCTGCGTGAGGCGGGTCGAGTGCAGGAGCCAGCTCACGAACGCGTCCGCCTCCTCGCGGAAGCCGAGCCCGAACAGCGCCCGGACCGTGAGGGCTGCGTCGCGCAGCCAGCAGTACCGATAGTCCCAGTTGAGATCGCCTCCCACCCGCTCCGGGAGCGACGTGGTGGGCGCCGCGACGACGGCGCCGGAGGGTGCGTAGACGAGGAGCCGCAGCGCGAGGGCGCTCCGCACCACCGCCTCGCGAGCCGGTCCGCCGTAGCGGATCCGCGCGGCCCAGTCGCTCCACCAGCCGACCGTCCGGTGGAGGGCGTCGTGCGTCGCGGCCCCGAGCGGCGGCAGCACGGCGGGCCACTCGCTCGCGAAGGTGAGCGCAAAGTGGCACGCCTCGCCGGCGCGGAGCCGGACCCGCCCGGTGGCGCGCCCGCCGTCCTCGATGCGCAGCGGCAGCCCGGCGCGGAGCGCGACGAGCCCCGCCCGCGTCTCCACGCGCAGCCCCAGCCCGCGCGCGTCGACGAGCCGCGGCCGCTCGCGCCCGTAGTCGGGGCGCGGCTCGAAGATCGCCTCCAGCTCGACGTCACCGCGCTCGCACGCAGCGATGCGCAGGATGGCGTGGTCGGGGAGGAGGAGGCGCCGCCGCTCCGGGCCGGACGCGACCGGCATGAAGTCCGTGACCGCGACGGTCCCCGATGCGGTCTCGAACCGCGTCTCGAGCACGTTGGTGTCCCCGAGGTAGCGCCGGCGGGTCCGGAATGGCTGGGTCGGCGCGACGGTGAAGTGTCCCGCCCCGTCGTCCAGGAGCGCGCCGAGGACGCTCGGGCCGTCGAACCGCGGCCAGCACAGCCAGTCGATGCTCCCGCGCCTGGACACGAGCGCCGCCGACCGGCCGTCGCCGATGATGGCGTGATCGTGGATGCGCTCCACCCGCACCTCCCCGGCGCCGGCGCCGGTCCGCGACGGGGCCAGCGGCCAGCCCGTCCCGCAGATGCGTGCGGCGCACCGGGGTTACCGTAGTGCCCCCGAGGTCGCGCGGCACCGGAGCGGTGGAGCACTCGGTCGCCGAGGTCGGCGACCTGCCGCTCCGTCCTAGGCCTCCTGAGCGGCTGGTCCGGTGAGCCCGTGGAGCAGATCGGCCCTGTCCACGATCCCGACGACGCGCCCGTCGGCGTCCGTGACCGCGAGGACCTTGTCGTCGCCCTGCAGCATGCTCGCGATGGCCTCCGAGAGCAGCGCGTGCTCCCGGGCCGTCGCCACGTGGCGGCTCATCACGTCGGCCGCCGTGCCACCTCGCGTGTGCGCGGCGACCGACTCCTCGCCCCTCGCGTGCCGGAACGGGAGCCGCTGCATGATCGCCCGGATCGCGCCCGGGCGCAGCGCCGGCGTCACACGCTCGAGGAGCTCGGCATCCGTGACGAGCCCGACCGGTCGCCGCTCGTCGTCCAGCACCAGCGCGCGGTTCAGGCGGGTGGAGGTGACGGCCTGGAACACCTCGGGCAGCGGTGACTCAGGATGGATGGCCGGGACGTCGCGGCGCATCACCCGCGAGAGCGGCACGTCGCCGGCGAGTCCCAGCTCGCGTGCGATCGGCTCCTTCTTGCCGAACCCGACGCCGACCGTGCGGAGCAGGTCCACCCGGCTCACGATTCCGACGAGCGACCCGGCCTCGTCCACCACCGGGAGGCGCTTCAGCCTGCGACGAGCCATGCGCTCCGCCGCCGCGGGGAGCGAGGCGGACGACCTCACCGTCACGGGGTCGGGCGTCATCACCTCTGCCGCCGTCCGTCGCTGCTGGGTCAGGCGCTCGAGGAGCTCCTGGAGCGCGGGCCTGTCGAGCGTCGCCAGCAGGTCGAGCCGGACGCCGAGCCCGCCGCGGTGGACGAGGTCGCTGCTGGTGACGATGCCGACCGGCCGACCGCCCTCGACCACCGGGACCGCGCGGTACGTCTTGCCGAGCGTGAGCTCCACGACCTCGCGCACCGGTGTCGAGCGCGCCACCGTCACGACGTCCCGGCTCATCACGTCGGCGACGATCGCCGTCGTGGTGAGATCCCGGACCGGGTGCGGCTCGAACAGGAGCACGTCCGTGTCGTCCACGGTGATGAGGCCGTGGCGAACGAGCGCGCGGAGGCGGGGCGCGAGCCGCTCGACCTGCTCCGGGCGATCGACCCACTCGATCACGAGGGGCAGGCGCCAGGCGACGTCGACGAGGCTGCTGACGTGGATCCGGCCCGTCGCGCCGAAGCCCTCGACGCCCTTCAGGACGGTCGCTCCCTGGGCGCTCTCCCGACGGAGGAGCTCCAGGATCGCGAGGTGGAGCGGCTTTCCGTCCGCCCGGTCGTCCTCGCTCACGTAGATGCGGACCCGCTTCGCCTTTCCGAGCGTCTCCATGCGCGCTCCTCGTGCGCCCTCCATCAGAAGTGTCGGGCGTTCGCCGCGCCGAGGAGCGTCTCGCATGGGGTGCGACCGATGAGCCCTTCTCGGCCGCCGGGTCGGATGAGTGGAGCCCCTTCCGATGGCTCGTCGGGAGGGCGTTCCTTCGGTACCGAGTCTCCCCATCCGACCGCCGTCGCGTCGATGGGCGGCAGGCGTCCCACAACGGAGGACGAACACATGGAGAAGAACACGATCTGTCTCTGGTTCGACAAGGACGCCGAGGCGGCGGCCCGCTTCTACGCGAAGACCTTCCCGGACAGCGCCGTCGGCCGCATCTACCGTGCGCCCAGCGACTTCCCGAGCGGCAAGAAGGGCGACGTGCTGATGGTCGCGTTCACGGTGGCCGGGGTGCCGTGCATCGGCCTGAACGGGGGTCCCGCGTTCAAGCACAACGAGGCGTTCTCGTTCCAGATCGCGACCGAGGATCAGGCGGAGACCGATCGCTACTGGAACGCGATCGTCGGCAACGGTGGCCAGGAGAGCGCGTGCGGCTGGTGCAAGGATCGCTGGGGCGTGTCGTGGCAGATCACGCCGCGGGTCCTGATGGAAGCGCTCGAGGCGGGGGGCGAGGAGGCGCGGCGCGCCTTCGAGGCCATGATGCCGATGACGAAGATCGACGTCGCGAAGATCGAGGCGGCGCGGCGCGGCTGACGCCCGCATGACTCGACGCATCCGGCCATCGACTCCATGGGACTCCTGACCTTCGCGCTCAACGTGACGCTCGACGGTTGCTGCGACCACCGCGAGGGGATCGCCGACGACGAGATGCTCCGCTACTGGACGCGCGTGATGGACGGGGCGGGAGCGATGCTCTTCGGCCGGGTGACCTACGAGCTGATGGAGGAGGCCTGGCCGCAGGTGGCGCGCGACCCGAAGGCGAGGCCGGCGGACCGGACCTGGGCGAGGAAGCTCGAGGCGAAGCCCAAGTACGTGGTCTCGACCACGCGCCGCGACTTCCCGTGGAGCAACACGCACCTCGTCGAGGGAGACCTGACGCGGGCGGTGAAGGCGCTGAAGAAGGCCACGCCGCGCGGGATCCTGGTGGGCAGCCCCCAGCTCTCGGCCGCGCTGCAGCGCCTCGATCTCGTGGACGAGTATCGCCTCGTCGTCCACCCGGTGGTGGCCGGGCACGGTCCGTACCTGTTCACCGGCCTGCAGCCCTCGCTGCGCCTGAAGCTCGTGGCGGCGAGGCGGCTGAAGTCGGGCATCGTGACGCTGCACTACCGGCGACGCTAGAGGGCGTTCGGCGGACGCCGGTTGCGAGCAAGCGGGCGGCGATCCTTCCCGGCCGGCGCCCCTTGCACGCACCGGTGACGTTGCGCCGCGGTGGCAGGAGGGCGCCTGGCCCACGCCTCGCGCCTCACTTCCGGAGGATGCTCTCCAGCTTCTTCCCCCTGGCGAGCTCGTCGACGAGCTTGTCGAGGTAGCGGATCTTCTGCATCAGCGGGTCGGCGATCTCCTCGACGCGCACCCCGCACACCACGCCGGTGATGAGCCCGACGTTCGGGTTCAGCCGCGGCGCCTTCGAGAAGAACGTCTCGAAGTCCACCCCGGAGTCGATGGCGCGCTGGAGCTTCGCGCCGCGGTAGCCGGTGAGCCACGCGATGATCTCGTCCACCTCCTCCTTGGTCCGCCCCTTCTTCTCCGCCTTCTGGACGTACAGCGGGTACACGCTCCCGAACGACATCGTGAAGACGCGCGGCTTCTTTTCCATGGTCGCCAGGTCTCGCGACGCGGCACCGAGGTCCCCGCGTCGATCCCCTCCCAGGCGAGGAGACCATGGATGCACTTTGCGTGTCGACCACCTTGCGCATTTCGCCGGCGCCCTCCGCTCCGGACGTCTCCAGCACGTGCCACCACGGCGCGACCGCGATCGGGCTCCGGTGCCCCCAATCATGAAGGCTTCCTGCACGGCCCATGCATCTTGCGGCCGTTTCTCGGACGTCTGCCCGCGCCTAGGTTCCCGGGCGACGAGAAGGCGCCGATGGCCGTCGAGCCGGACCACGTGGGCCTCGAGGGGCTCGCGAAGCTCGCGGACGAGGGGAAGCTGCGGGTCCACGTGAGCGAGGCGCTTCTCCTCGTCCCGCGGGCGTTGCTTGCTCACGCCGCCTCGAGCAGGTGCCATGTCGGGTCGGCGTTCCGCAGCGGGAGCGGCAGCTTCGACTCCCGCGCCGGCTCCGAGCGCACCAGTCGCCAGGACCGTCCAAAGGCCGAGGCGACGTCCTCCGCGCTCGCGCCCCGCGGCGCCGGCCCCCGCCACCCCGGCTTGAACGCGAACAGCAGCATCACCGTGCGCGCCCCGCGCAGCGCGGTCACGCCCTGCGCGTACGCCGCTCGCTCCGGGTCCGAGAGCCCGTGGAAGCAGCCTGCGTCGAGGAAGAGGTCGTAGCCCGGCGAGAGCCCGAGCGCGTCGAGCCGGGTGACGTCGCCGTCCAAGAACTGCACCTCCACGCCGGCCTCCGCCGCCCTCCGGCGCGCCTGTGCGAGCGCTGTCGGGACGAGATCCACCCCGGTCACCTTCCACCCGTGGCTCGCGAGATAGACCGCGTGCGCCCCCCTCCCGCACCCGAGATCGAGCGCCCGTCCGGGAGGACGCGCGCGCGGTCCCTCGACGAGCGCCAGGAGCTCCGGCGGCAGTGGCTGGTCTTCCCAGGGCGTGAACCCGAGCAAGTATGCCAGGCGGTACGAAGTGCCCATCGCGCACCTCTCCGGCGGCGCTCAGTCCTGTACGCGCCACCGCCGGGGAGATAGACGGCGGGCGTGGGGCGCGCTGCTCCCGAAGAGACAAAGGCCTCCGTCGTCGACGCACGGCTCCGCAGACCATACAGAATCGGTCCCCGCGCGCGCACCAGGGGCGCAGCGCGCCAGGGTGGTCCGGGCCTGCCGCCGGGTCGACGGGCCCGCCTCGACCTGCCCCTCACGGCGAGAGCTGTGAGGCGGCGGCCTTGCTGCGCAAGCTGACCACGTGTCGCCGAGGAGGCGCGCCGAAGAGCCGCGCGTACTCGCGGCTGAACTGCGAGGGGCTCTCGTACCCGACCTTGAATGCGGCGCCGGCCGCATCGAAGCCCTCGTTCAGCATCACCCGCCTCGCCTCGTTCAGCCGCAGCCACTTCTGGTACTGCAGCGGGCTCATCGCCGTGAGCTGGCGGAAGTGCTGGTGCAGGCTCGACGGGCTCATGTGCACGCGCGCAGCCAGCTCCGCGATGCGCAGCGGCGCCGCATAGTTCACCTTCAGCCACTCGATGGCGCGCGCGATGGCGTGGCTCTGGCTGCCCACGGATGCAATCTGGCGCAGGCGTCCCGCCTGGTCGCTCGTCAGCAGCCGATAGTGGAGCTCGCGACGCACGAGCGGCGCCAGCACGTCGATCGCGTCCGGCTCGTCGAGCAGATCCGTGAGCCGCATGAAGGCGTCGAGCAGCGGCGGCGTGACCGCGCCGAGCGCCATGCCCTTCGCGGCGGAGCGCTCCTCGCGCGCCGCCAGGTGGACCTGCGGCACGAGCTCGGCCAGCAGGCGCAGGTCGAGCTTCAGGGTCAGGCCCAGGCAAGGTCGTTTCGGGCTCGCCTCGAGGACCTGGGAGCTCGCCGGGACGTCGAGCGACGCGATCAGGAAGTGATCCCGGTCGTACGCGTACGCGTCGTCGCCCGCGAGCATCCGCTTCTTCCCCTGGACCACCAGGACCACGCTCGGCTCGACCCTGCAGATGCCCGGCGGCGTCGGCCCCTCGCGGCGGAAGAACAGGAGGTCCGCGATGGGCGTCGAGCGGTCCTCGACGCCCTCGGTCCACCGCCCGATGGTGCGCGCCAGCGCCGCGCGGATTGCGTCGAGAGACGTCCCTGTCTGGTCGGATGGCATGCGGGCCCTTTCCCTCCCTCACGGAGCATCATTGTAGCGAATGCCGCCCAGGCGTTCTCGATCCTCCGCGGCCTTGTCGGATCAGGCAAGAACAGGCGCCGATCCGTCTACCGGTCGCGCATGCCCCCCGACAAGAATGCCCAGGTCGAACCATCGATCCCCGAGGAGACGCGAATGAAGAGGCTTCACCCCCACAACGGAATCACCCGGCGCTCGCTCATCGCCTGCGCAGCGCTTGCCGTGACCTTTGGGCCCGGTCTCGTGCGCGCCGCTCCCGATGCGAGCAAGGAGAACGCCGTGAAGCGGACCCAGGCCTGGGACAAGACCTTCGCGAGGAGCGCGAAGGTGGACCATCAGAAGGTGACGTTCAAGAACCGCTACGGCATCACGCTCGCGGGCGACCTGTACCTGCCGAAGGACCGCGCCGGCAGGAAGCTCGCGGCGCTCGCCGTGAGCGGTCCGTTCGGCGCGGTGAAGGAGCAGTCGTCCGGGCTCTACGCGCAGACCATGGCCGAGCGCGGGTACGTGACGCTCGCGTTCGATCCGTCCTTCACCGGCGAGAGCGGCGGCGAGCCGCGCAACGTCCCGTCGCCGGAGATCGACACCGAGGACTTCAGCGCCGCGGTGGACTTCCTCGGCCTTCAGGCCTTCGTGGATCGCGCCCGCATCGGCCTCATCGGCATCTGCGGCTTCGGCGGGATGGCGCTCAACGCCGCCGCGCCCGACAAGCGGATCAAGGCCGTGGTCACGACGAGCATGTACGACATGTCGCGAGTGATGGCGAAGGGCTACTACGACCGCCTCACGAGGGAGCAGCGCGGGCAGCTGCTGGAACGGATGAGCCAGCAGCGCTGGGCCGACGCCGAGCGTGGCACCCCGGCCGCGGGCCCGCGGATCCTGCCCGAGACGCTGGAAGGGGTGACCGATCCCGTCGCCCGGATGTACTTCGACTACTACCGCACGCCGCGCGGCTTCCACGAGCGCTCGCCCAACTCCAACGGTGCCTGGACGGCCACGGGGGCGATGCCGTTCATGAACATGCCGCTGCTGACCTACGTCGACGAGATCTCGCCGCGTCCCATCCTCCTGATCGCCGGCGAGAACGCGCACTCGCGCTACTTCAGCGAGGACGCCTACGAGGCCGCGGCGGAGCCCAAGGAGCTCCTGATCATCAAGAACGCCGATCACGTGGATCTGTACGACCGTCCGGACAAGATCCCGTTCGACAAGATCGCGGAGTTCTTCGGCAAGAACCTGAGATGAGCGATCGGGGGCGCTCCACCGGCCGGACGCTTGGCCGGGGGCGCCGCTCACCCCCATGGCACGCATCTTCATCACAGGGTCGGCGGACGGGCTGGGCAAGGCCGCAGCCGAGACGCTTGTCGCCGGCGGTCACGAGGTGATCGTCCACGTGCGCACCGAGCAGCGGCTCGGGGCGGTGCAGGAGCTCGTCGCACGAGGTGCGACGGCCCTGGTCGGCGATCTCGCCGACCTGGAGCAGACCCGCGCGCTCGCAAGGCAGACCAGCACGCTCGGGCGCATGGACGCCGTGATCCACAACGCGGGCGTCTACTCCGGCCCTTCGGTCCTTCCAGTGAACGCGGTCGCGCCCTACGTGCTCACGGCGCTCATGCCGCGCCCGGAACGCCTGATCTACCTGAGCAGCGGGATGCACCACGGCGGCCGACCGCGGCTCGAAGGCCTGGACTGGAGCGGGCGGCGTGCCACCGGGTCCTATTCGGACAGCAAGCTCTTCGTGACCGCGCTCGCCGCCGCCGTCGCGCGGCTGTGGCCGGACGTCGTCAGCAACGCGGTGGATCCGGGGTGGGTGCCCACTCGGATGGGCGGTCCCAACGCGCCGGACGATCTCCGCCTCGGGCACGCCACTCAGGAGTGGCTCGCGACCAGCGACGCTCGCGAGGCGCGCACCAGCGGCGGCTACTGGCACCATCGACGGCAGGTCGCGCCGCACCCCGCGGTGCACGACGTGAAGTTCCAGGCCCGGCTTCTAGGAGAGCTGGCTCGGGTCACCGGCGTGACGCTGGAATGAAGACATCGCGCGCGCCCCCTCGTCCTCCTTCTGCTGGTCGGCAACGCGCCGCTGACGACGGAGGCCCCCCCTCCGGCGACCGACTCGGCCGCAACGCAGGAAGTGACTTCGATGAAGATCAAGATCCAGCTCGAGGGTCGTGCGTTCACCGCGACGCTCGCGAACGGCGAGGGAGCGCGTGACTTCCTGTCGCTCCTGCCCCTCACGCTGACGCTCACCGACTACGACGGAACGGAGAAGATCGCCGACCTGCCGAGGAAGCTCTCGACCCGCGGCGACTGCTGCCGGGCATGAGCTGACCGTCTCGGGCCGACGCGCGAAGGCGGAGGGGTGCCCACGAACAAGCGTGTTGTGTCTGAGCTATAATCATGACACAACCGCCCTCCCCGGCCCCCCACGGCCGGACAGAGGAAGATCGAATGGCCTACGTGCGGAGACGGGGCAACCAGCTCGCCATCGTCCGAGGTGCCCGCAACCCGGAGACGAAGAAGGTCGAGCAGGAGATCCTCTTCACGCTCTACTCGAAGGGCGAGGCGCTGGCGGCGCTCGGGAAGGCCGACGGCGGAGACGCCTTTCGCTTCCAGTCCCTCGTCGAGCGCGCTCACCCCGACGTGCGCTTCGACTGGAAGGCGATCTCCCGCGCCATCGCCGAGAACCTCGAGGTCCTGCCGGAGAACTACGATTACCGCTCCACCCGCCTGCACGCCGGCTTCCGGCGAGACCTGCTCGCCTTCGCGCGGCAGGTCGTCCTCACCGATCCGCTCGGCGCGACCGCCGCGCGGCAGCTCATCGACGAGCACCGCGAGGCGCTCGAGTACCTTCGCGAGCTCATCGACCGGCGGCTCGCCGCGCCAGCTCAGGTCGAGAGCGAGTGGACCGCGGACAACGCCTTCTACTGGCGCTTCGCGTCCCGACCCTCGGACGTCCCGGCTGACGTCGAGGAGCAGGCGGCGGACCTGTACGCGCGCCAGGAGTACCGCCGCGCCGCAGCGGCGTTCCGCCTGTTGACCGAGTCCTTCCCCGACTACGCGGAAGGTCACAACTACCTCGGCCTCATCGCGCTCGACCAGCGGCGTGCGGAGGAGGCGATCGAACACTTCGAGCGCACGATCGAGGTCGGACGCCGCCTCCTCCCGCGCCGCGTGCCCCGGAGCAGCTGGTGGAGCGATCACCGGACCCGGCCGTACATGCGCGGGCTGCGCAACCTCGCCCTCGCCCTCGTCCACGCCAAGCGCTACGAGGAGGCCCTCGCCACCTGCGACCGGCTCACCACGGAGTGCGACGACAGGATCACGGCCTCGGCCCACCGCGCCTCGGCGTACCTCGACACCGGCCGCTGGCGGGAGGCGCTGGCGGCCGCGCTGCACATCCACCAGCTCAGCCCAGGCGACAGCCTTCTCGCCGCCTTCGCCGCCTTCGAACTCGGGCGTGAGGCCGAGGCTCGGGCGCTGTTCCTCCATGCCGCGTTGAACAAGCCGCGAACCGTGGGGGGCCTCCTCGGCGTCCGGTTCGCGCGCCCTCGGGACCGCGACGAGACCGTGGACCACAACGACGGCGTCCTGCTCGCGAGGACCCTGGACGACTTCCTGCGCAAGCGTCGCCCCGCCTCCCGGCGCTTCTTCGCCGGGCTCTGGGAGCACCCGATGGTGAAGGACCTGCGCGAGGAGGTGGCGGTGGTGACCGCCCGCTGGCAGGCCGACCGTCAGGGTCGCGACCGCGCCGCCTTCGTCCGGATGCAGGAGCTGCGCTCCTGGGAGTTCGCCGAACGAGCCTGGGGCCCGGAAGGCCCTCCGATCGCGGGCTCCCCTCCCCTAGCCCGCGGGCGTGCCAGGAAACAGCTTCACTGACGAGCATCGGCGAGGGTTCCACACAGATCCGCGCTGCGCTCGGGTTCACTTCGCGGTGCGCATCGCGAGCTCCCGGGCCGCGTCGATGAAGAGTCGCAGCGGCGCGTAGCGCTGCGATCGGGGGGAAGTACAGGAAGAAGCCCGCGATGGTAGCGGACTCGAGCAGCCGCTGCAGGCGGCCCGTTCGCAGCGGGCTCTTCGAACTGGAGCCGGGCGCCACCGCGCTCGGCGGGCTCGCGCTCGCTCAGGTAGACCGGCGAGCGTGCGACGTACTCTGGCTCCGGGTATCGCGCCGAGAGGCAGGGGAGCCCCACGGGCCGGCGCGCTCGTCTGCGACTACGCGGGAGCGGCTCAGGGGGGCGGCGGTCCCGCGGGGAGCGTCACCAGCGACAGAACCACGAGCGCCGCGAATAGGCCGATGGTGACGACCCAGCTCGCCCGCCGCGGCGGCGGCGGCGCGGCGCCGGTGGCGAGCCGCCGCTCGGGCGGCCGGAGCGACCACGACGTGACCGTGAAGGCGGCGAACACGAGCGGCGCGACCCACTTGCCGGCACGATCCCCGACGAGGAAGTGGGACGCGGCGGCGCCTGCGTAGTTGAGCAGGGAGCCCGTGTACGCCCACTCCTTGACGCGCAGGAACCGCGGGAGGAGGAGCACTGCGCCACAGGGGATCTTCCAGACGCCGATGATGAGCAGCACGTAGAGGGGATACCCCAGGTGCTCCATCACGACGCGGACGTACTCGATGCGGAGGAGGTCCCAGAGCCCCCCGGCGATCATCTCGTAGGCGACGATCAGCGTGGACGTCCAGTAGAGGGCGCGCGCGGCCCAGGCCGCGGCGCCGAGCCGGTGGCCTCTGGGGGCGGCGGGGGATGACGCCGCGGGATCGCGTGGAAGCGGGTTCGAGTCGTGAGCGAGCATGGGTGAGCTTTCGATGTGTGCGAGATCGCCGATCTCGACGGGTGGGTACGTCGCGACGATGACGCGCGAGCCGAAGGAAACGTGACGGACGCGTCCGGCGTGCGCGCCCGGTTGCCCCCGGCACGACGGGGCTCGACGCGCGAGCGACGACGCGCGCCGCAACCCCATGGTTCGCACGCGACTGGCGCCGTCGTCGTCGCGTCACCCGGGGATCTTCAGGTCGAGCGCGCGGAGCCGCTCGGGATCGGCGAGCACGTCGATCTCGACGATCTTGCCGTGCGCGACCGTGAACCCCAGCACCGAGAAGGGCTGCCCTTCCTTATCGAACGAGACGAGGCCCGCAGCGCCGTTGACGAGCGCGGCCCGGGTCTCGCCGGCGGCCCGGGCGGCGTGGATCGACTGGTCGGCCGCCGCCCGCGCGCCGCGGATTACGATCGTCCCGCCCGGCGCGGCCGGGCCGCGGTCGGCCCGGAGGACGACGTCCGGATCCAGGATTCGGAGCAGCGCGTCGAAGTCTCCTCCGCGCGACGCGGCGAGGAACGCATCGACGATCACCCGCTGCCGGGAGAGATCCGGGTCAGGGCTCGGCGCGGCGCCACGGACCCGGCGGCGCGCCCGGCTCGCGAGCTGCCGGGCCGCCTCCGGTGAACGGCCGACCACGCGCGCGATATCCTCGAACGGGACGCCGAACATGTCATGGAGCACGAAAGCGAGCCGCTCCGCGGGCGCGAGGGAGTCGAGCACCACGAGGAGCGCGAGCCCGACCGAGCCCGACAGGAGAGCCTCGGTCTCGGGATCGGGGCCGCCCGCACCGCTCACGATCGGCTCGGGCAGGCGGACGCCGACCGGCTCTTCGCGCCGGGATCGGCGCGACCTGAGCATGTCGAGGCACACGCGGGCAACCACGGTGGTGAGCCACCCGCGGAGGCTGCTCACCCCGTCCGTGTCGGCGCCGCTGAGGCGGATCCAGGCTTCCTGGACGGCGTCCTCGGCCTCGTTCAGCGATCCGAGCATCCGATAGGCCACCGCGCGGAGATGCGCGCGGTGGGCCTCGAACCGCCCGGCCAGAGCCTCGTCTTCCTTCATCGGTCACGTTCCTTGGTCGCGTTCCGTCTACTGCGTGACGAACGAGGCGAGCCTGGCGTGACGAGGAACGACCACGGAGGCCGCACGGGCGAGACCGATCCGCATCTAGCGATACGAGGAGACCTCTTCCATGAAGATTTTGATGGTGCGTTCGAGCATAAAGCCGGAGCACGTGATGGACGTGGAGGCCGCGGTCCAGCGGCTCTTCTCGGCCATCGAGCGCGCGCGGCCGGCCAACGTCCGGTACGCCTCGTCGATGCTTCCCGACGGGGAGACGTTCCTGGCCCTGCTGCAGGTCGAGGAGGGAACCGAGAACCCCCTCCCGGCGCTGCCGGCATTCAGGGAGTTCCAGGAGCGCCTGAAAGCGTGGGTCGCGAGCCCGCCCGTCGCCGAGCAGCTCACGGTGGTCGGGTCGTACCGGCTTTTCGGGTAGCTCGCACACCGACGTTCCTAGGTCGGGCGCCGCCGCACAGCGGGGCGCCTGCCTCCGCAGCGTGCCGTCCGCTGGATGCCAGCGGTAGTGCACCACGGCGACTTCGTTGCGATGGGCAGAATGAACGGGGACTCGCCCTCGGCCGGAAGAACTTCCTCTTCGTCGGGACGGACGAGGCCGGCGAGAACCTGGCCGGCCTGTACTCGCTCATCGCGAACGTGCGAGGCGAGCGGCGTGAACCCCGTCGACTACCTCACCGACGTCCTCCTCCGCGTGCAGACGCACCCGGCGGCGCGGATCGACGAGCTGCTGCCACACAACTGGACGCCCCCGAGACCCG encodes:
- a CDS encoding DUF2200 domain-containing protein: MEKKPRVFTMSFGSVYPLYVQKAEKKGRTKEEVDEIIAWLTGYRGAKLQRAIDSGVDFETFFSKAPRLNPNVGLITGVVCGVRVEEIADPLMQKIRYLDKLVDELARGKKLESILRK
- a CDS encoding DUF190 domain-containing protein, producing METLGKAKRVRIYVSEDDRADGKPLHLAILELLRRESAQGATVLKGVEGFGATGRIHVSSLVDVAWRLPLVIEWVDRPEQVERLAPRLRALVRHGLITVDDTDVLLFEPHPVRDLTTTAIVADVMSRDVVTVARSTPVREVVELTLGKTYRAVPVVEGGRPVGIVTSSDLVHRGGLGVRLDLLATLDRPALQELLERLTQQRRTAAEVMTPDPVTVRSSASLPAAAERMARRRLKRLPVVDEAGSLVGIVSRVDLLRTVGVGFGKKEPIARELGLAGDVPLSRVMRRDVPAIHPESPLPEVFQAVTSTRLNRALVLDDERRPVGLVTDAELLERVTPALRPGAIRAIMQRLPFRHARGEESVAAHTRGGTAADVMSRHVATAREHALLSEAIASMLQGDDKVLAVTDADGRVVGIVDRADLLHGLTGPAAQEA
- a CDS encoding VOC family protein, which gives rise to MEKNTICLWFDKDAEAAARFYAKTFPDSAVGRIYRAPSDFPSGKKGDVLMVAFTVAGVPCIGLNGGPAFKHNEAFSFQIATEDQAETDRYWNAIVGNGGQESACGWCKDRWGVSWQITPRVLMEALEAGGEEARRAFEAMMPMTKIDVAKIEAARRG
- a CDS encoding glycoside hydrolase family 15 protein yields the protein MERIHDHAIIGDGRSAALVSRRGSIDWLCWPRFDGPSVLGALLDDGAGHFTVAPTQPFRTRRRYLGDTNVLETRFETASGTVAVTDFMPVASGPERRRLLLPDHAILRIAACERGDVELEAIFEPRPDYGRERPRLVDARGLGLRVETRAGLVALRAGLPLRIEDGGRATGRVRLRAGEACHFALTFASEWPAVLPPLGAATHDALHRTVGWWSDWAARIRYGGPAREAVVRSALALRLLVYAPSGAVVAAPTTSLPERVGGDLNWDYRYCWLRDAALTVRALFGLGFREEADAFVSWLLHSTRLTQPALQVLYDVHGNQPAAERTLGHLAGYRGSRPVRVGNGAAGQLQLDVYGEVIDAVAHFVRSGGTLDRETQRMLSALGEYVCRNWQRPDDGIWEPRSGAAHNTHSRVLCWTALDRLLELHAKRHVRHAPAGLFERNRAAIRGEVEAHAWNARLGSYVSRLDGEELDASLLLIPWYGFQDASAPRMRATYRRITEQLGARDGLLYRYRTGDSPGEGAFGICCFWGAETLALGAGSAADAQATFERLCGFANDVGLFAEEIDPATGEAVGNFPQAFTHVGLINAALSLERRIRREAPASAAEARELPAADEVGP
- a CDS encoding class I SAM-dependent methyltransferase translates to MGTSYRLAYLLGFTPWEDQPLPPELLALVEGPRARPPGRALDLGCGRGAHAVYLASHGWKVTGVDLVPTALAQARRRAAEAGVEVQFLDGDVTRLDALGLSPGYDLFLDAGCFHGLSDPERAAYAQGVTALRGARTVMLLFAFKPGWRGPAPRGASAEDVASAFGRSWRLVRSEPARESKLPLPLRNADPTWHLLEAA
- a CDS encoding dihydrofolate reductase family protein gives rise to the protein MGLLTFALNVTLDGCCDHREGIADDEMLRYWTRVMDGAGAMLFGRVTYELMEEAWPQVARDPKARPADRTWARKLEAKPKYVVSTTRRDFPWSNTHLVEGDLTRAVKALKKATPRGILVGSPQLSAALQRLDLVDEYRLVVHPVVAGHGPYLFTGLQPSLRLKLVAARRLKSGIVTLHYRRR